The Synechocystis sp. PCC 7509 genome includes a window with the following:
- the ychF gene encoding redox-regulated ATPase YchF → MLKAGIVGLPNVGKSTLFNALVANAKAEAANFPFCTIEPNVGIASVPDERLQVLADISKSEQIVPTRIEFVDIAGLVKGASQNEGLGNKFLSHIREVDAIVHVVRCFDNDDIIHVSGSVDPARDIEIINLELGLADLDQIERKCDRTRKQARANKDAQAEVLVLEKLITALNAGKPARQVNLDEEELASIKDLGLLTNKPIIYAANVSEEELATGNKWVEEVRKIAAQENAQVVIVSAQVEAELVELPAEDRADFLASLGVEEGGLKSLIRATYELLGLRTYFTAGPKETRAWTIHAGMFAPQAAGVIHSDFERGFIRAETVAYKDLVANKSMGAAKEKGLVRSEGKEYVVQEGDVLLFRFNV, encoded by the coding sequence ATGCTCAAAGCCGGAATTGTTGGACTACCTAACGTCGGAAAATCTACCTTATTTAACGCCTTGGTTGCCAATGCCAAGGCGGAAGCTGCCAACTTCCCATTCTGCACAATTGAACCAAACGTAGGGATTGCATCGGTTCCCGATGAGCGATTACAAGTTTTAGCTGACATTTCCAAGTCTGAGCAAATTGTCCCGACGCGGATAGAATTTGTAGATATTGCGGGTTTAGTTAAAGGTGCAAGTCAAAACGAAGGCTTAGGCAACAAATTTTTGTCTCATATTCGTGAAGTAGATGCGATCGTTCATGTAGTACGGTGTTTTGATAACGATGATATTATTCATGTCAGTGGTTCGGTAGATCCTGCTAGAGATATTGAAATTATCAATTTAGAATTGGGTTTAGCAGATTTAGACCAAATTGAACGTAAATGCGATCGCACTCGCAAGCAAGCCCGTGCAAATAAAGATGCTCAAGCAGAAGTATTAGTATTAGAAAAATTAATTACCGCTTTAAATGCAGGTAAACCAGCCCGTCAAGTGAACCTAGATGAAGAAGAATTAGCATCAATTAAAGATTTAGGATTGCTAACTAATAAACCAATTATTTATGCGGCAAATGTATCAGAAGAAGAACTAGCAACAGGCAATAAATGGGTTGAAGAAGTTAGAAAAATTGCCGCCCAAGAAAACGCTCAAGTTGTAATAGTTTCGGCACAAGTAGAAGCAGAACTCGTAGAATTACCTGCCGAAGATAGAGCAGATTTTCTCGCTTCATTAGGTGTAGAAGAAGGCGGTTTAAAATCGTTAATTCGGGCTACCTACGAGCTTTTAGGATTGCGCACTTATTTCACTGCCGGTCCAAAAGAGACTCGCGCCTGGACTATCCATGCCGGAATGTTTGCACCCCAAGCCGCCGGAGTAATTCATTCTGATTTTGAGCGCGGTTTTATTCGTGCGGAAACCGTAGCTTATAAAGATTTAGTAGCAAATAAATCGATGGGTGCAGCCAAAGAAAAAGGTTTAGTTCGCAGTGAAGGTAAAGAGTACGTTGTCCAAGAAGGCGATGTATTGCTATTTAGATTTAATGTTTAG